A DNA window from Streptomyces asoensis contains the following coding sequences:
- the cobM gene encoding precorrin-4 C(11)-methyltransferase, protein MTVYFIGAGPGAADLITVRGARTLAACQVCLYAGSLVPRDLLAECPPDARLVDTAQLDLDEITAELLRAHQEGNDVARLHSGDPSVFSAVAEQMRRLDAAGIPYEVVPGVPAFAAAAASLKRELTVPTVGQTVILTRVANRATAMPDGEDLATLGRSGALIVLHLAAKYVDRVVEELLPRYGADCPAAVVAYASRPDELIIRGTLEEIAQKVKEAGVLRTAVIMVGRTLGAEQFRDSHLYSPERERHGC, encoded by the coding sequence ATGACCGTGTACTTCATCGGCGCCGGACCCGGTGCCGCCGACCTGATCACGGTGCGCGGCGCCCGGACGCTCGCCGCCTGCCAGGTCTGCCTCTACGCGGGCAGCCTCGTCCCGCGCGATCTGCTGGCCGAGTGCCCGCCGGACGCACGCCTGGTGGACACCGCCCAGCTCGATCTGGACGAGATCACGGCCGAGTTGCTTCGCGCCCACCAGGAGGGGAACGACGTGGCCCGGCTGCACTCGGGCGACCCGTCCGTCTTCAGCGCGGTCGCCGAGCAGATGCGACGGCTCGACGCGGCCGGGATCCCCTACGAGGTCGTCCCCGGCGTTCCCGCCTTCGCAGCCGCGGCCGCCTCCCTCAAGCGGGAGCTGACCGTGCCCACCGTCGGCCAGACCGTCATCCTCACCCGCGTCGCCAACCGCGCCACCGCCATGCCGGACGGCGAGGACCTGGCCACGCTGGGCCGCAGCGGCGCGCTGATCGTGCTGCACCTGGCCGCCAAGTACGTGGACCGCGTGGTGGAGGAACTCCTCCCGCGCTACGGCGCCGACTGCCCCGCCGCGGTCGTGGCCTACGCCTCCCGCCCGGACGAGCTGATCATCCGGGGCACGCTGGAGGAGATCGCCCAGAAGGTGAAAGAGGCGGGTGTGCTGCGTACCGCGGTCATCATGGTGGGGCGGACGCTCGGAGCGGAACAGTTCCGCGACAGCCACCTGTACTCGCCGGAGCGGGAGCGTCATGGCTGCTGA
- the cbiE gene encoding precorrin-6y C5,15-methyltransferase (decarboxylating) subunit CbiE: protein MTPAPQGPPSAVTVVGTGADGWSGLAEPSRAELRRADVLIGGPRHLDLLPTECAGERVAWPSPLRPAVPRLLAAHAGRRIAVLATGDPMFYGIGRTLAEEVDALRVLPHPSSVSYAAAWLGWPLEDVEVVTLVGRPTARLAAALHDGRRLLVLSADARTPEDVAALLIDRGFGPSRMRVLEQLGGDRERVTAETTADDWARTQQSGDPLNIVAVECRRAPDALRLGAVPGLPDEAYEHDGQLTKRHIRAATLGALAPAPGELLWDVGGGSGSIAIEWMRTHPSCRAVSVERDQVRAERILRNAERLGVPGLRVVTGDAPGALAELPAPHAVFVGGGLTARGLLDACWAALSPGGRLVANTVTLESEALLADAHRRHGGELVRLAVAHAVPVGGFTGWRQAMPVTQWCVQKTPNPPPGADR, encoded by the coding sequence TGGTCGGGCCTGGCCGAACCCTCCCGCGCGGAACTGCGCCGTGCCGACGTTCTCATCGGGGGTCCGCGCCATCTGGACCTGCTGCCCACCGAGTGCGCCGGCGAGCGCGTCGCCTGGCCCTCACCCCTGCGCCCCGCCGTCCCCCGCCTGCTCGCCGCTCACGCCGGCCGCCGTATCGCCGTCCTGGCCACCGGTGACCCGATGTTCTACGGCATCGGACGCACGCTCGCCGAAGAGGTCGACGCACTGCGCGTCCTTCCTCACCCGTCATCCGTGTCCTATGCCGCCGCCTGGCTGGGCTGGCCGCTGGAGGACGTCGAGGTCGTCACCCTGGTGGGCCGCCCCACCGCCCGCCTCGCCGCCGCCCTGCACGACGGCCGGCGACTCCTTGTCCTGAGCGCCGACGCCCGCACTCCCGAAGACGTCGCCGCGCTGCTCATCGACCGCGGCTTCGGACCGAGCAGGATGCGTGTCCTGGAACAACTCGGTGGCGACCGGGAGCGTGTGACCGCCGAGACCACTGCCGACGACTGGGCGCGGACCCAGCAGTCCGGCGATCCCCTCAACATCGTGGCCGTCGAATGCCGCCGGGCACCGGACGCCCTGCGACTCGGTGCGGTGCCGGGCCTGCCCGACGAGGCGTACGAGCACGACGGGCAGCTCACCAAGAGACACATCCGAGCCGCCACGCTCGGCGCGCTCGCCCCCGCTCCCGGCGAACTCCTGTGGGACGTCGGTGGCGGGTCGGGTTCGATCGCCATCGAGTGGATGCGCACCCACCCGTCGTGCCGGGCCGTCAGCGTCGAACGCGACCAGGTACGTGCCGAACGTATCCTCCGTAACGCGGAGCGACTCGGCGTGCCGGGACTTCGGGTGGTCACCGGTGACGCTCCGGGCGCGCTGGCCGAACTCCCCGCGCCTCACGCCGTGTTCGTCGGCGGGGGACTTACGGCCCGCGGTCTCCTCGACGCCTGCTGGGCGGCCCTGTCACCCGGCGGGCGGCTCGTCGCCAACACGGTCACGCTGGAGTCCGAGGCGCTGCTCGCCGACGCTCACCGCCGCCATGGTGGTGAGCTGGTGCGGCTCGCGGTGGCGCACGCCGTGCCCGTGGGCGGCTTCACCGGCTGGCGGCAGGCCATGCCGGTCACCCAGTGGTGCGTGCAGAAGACCCCCAACCCCCCTCCAGGAGCAGACAGATGA